Proteins encoded by one window of Rutidosis leptorrhynchoides isolate AG116_Rl617_1_P2 chromosome 7, CSIRO_AGI_Rlap_v1, whole genome shotgun sequence:
- the LOC139859440 gene encoding uncharacterized protein — protein sequence MVALKNNKRKMMVEETQTQPQPNPNPNPNPNPKPKRNNDPGVRVVGGRIYDSQNGKTCHQCRQKTLDFSADCKNNANGKPCTLKYCYTCLKNRYGEKAEVVKSLDGWSCPRCRGLCNCSFCMKKRGHNPTGQLVQTAKANGFSSVTELLDVKGSENVGHYKNPKDINGSPKKQEDPKEANPVNSSKMVGKENIFNGKTDLNVNPPPSVPKLVAEKLKKTKRKGLIQEVDADPTKHAHENVDGGQQKSKTLKRTIKDEEAKKMNNVYKDIELVAPLPTGTELVTISGIDIPKNDAGNVLQFLEFCATFGKVLNIRKGQAEVVLRELIKTRSARRGKCSIVIQFHIQLLSFLQEDVDSECSVFDSTHGNNTWLKAFKSCVSDSKYMRDTFDCIDKTSGGYDYLDSSMKLKILNFLCDELLGTEKIRSSIDDQNMKLAEQRKEAKEKFAAARDKEKSLKQKMQDDVAKELVARNGAPLTIQEHESMFSKIKKKTAQAHAEMLECKKMVPNDNERPDAVRTEPIFRGNKGHVYWRLNCYADKSDILLQVHYADVGTGDNADESEKENLSILYDAICQEALGDFQRFKSVCLLHDPLIGSPCSFAGFHKFGIFC from the exons ATGGTGGCGCTGAAGaataacaagagaaagatgatggtTGAGGAAACGCAAACACAACCTcaacctaaccctaaccctaaccctaaccctaaccctaaacctaaACGGAACAATGATCCCGGAGTTCGTGTTGTTGGTGGTCGAATTTATGATTCTCAAAATGGGAAAACATGTCATCAA TGTCGGCAAAAAACGTTGGACTTTTCGGCGGACTGCAAGAATAATGCAAATGGAAAACCATGTACCTTAAAGTACTGTTACACATGTCTTAAAAACAG GTATGGTGAGAAAGCAGAAGTTGTGAAGTCTTTAGACGGTTGGAGTTGTCCTAGGTGTAGAGGGTTATGCAATTGTAGCTTCTGCAT GAAGAAACGTGGTCACAATCCGACTGGACAACTTGTTCAAACGGCTAAGGCTAATGGATTTTCATCTGTAACTGAACTTTTAGATGTTAAAGGTTCTGAAAACGTTGGTCATTATAAGAACCCAAAAGATATAAATGGTTCACCAAAAAAACAAGAGGATCCAAAAGAG GCAAACCCGGTTAACTCATCAAAAATGGTGGGAAAGGAGAATATATTTAATGGCAAGACAGATTTGAATGTGAATCCACCACCTTCAGTTCCGAAACTTGTTGCTGAGAAACTTAAAAAAACGAAGCGAAAAGGCTTGATTCAAGAGGTCGATGCCGACCCTACAAAACATGCTCATGAAAATGTTGATGGTGGTCAACAAAAGTCCAAGACTTTAAAGCGTACTATTAAAGACGAAGAAGCTAAGAAGATGAATAATGTTTATAAAGATATCGAGCTTGTTGCCCCTCTGCCAACGGGGACTGAGTTGGTAACTATATCTGGCATTGATATCCCGAAAAATGATGCTGGTAACGTTTTGCAATTCTTGGAGTTTTGTGCTACCTTTGGAAAG GTCTTAAATATTAGAAAAGGACAGGCTGAAGTAGTTCTCCGAGAACTAATAAAAACTCGAAGTGCAAGAAGAGGGAAGTGTTCTATTGTAATCCAATTTCACATCCAGTTGCTGTCGTTTTTGCAGGAAGACGTTGATTCAGA GTGTTCCGTGTTTGATTCTACTCATGGTAACAACACATGGTTGAAGGCTTTTAAAAGTTGTGTTTCTGATTCCAAATATATGCGAGACACTTTCGATTGTATAGATAAAACATCTGGTGGATATGATTATTTAGACTCTTCGATGAAGCTTAAGATCTTAAATTTCTTGTGTGACGAGCTCCTTGGGACCGA GAAAATAAGAAGTTCGATTGATGATCAAAATATGAAGCTTGCTGAACAGAGGAAGGAAGCCAAGGAAAAATTTGCAGCTGCAAGAGATAAG GAGAAAAGTTTGAAGCAGAAAATGCAAGATGATGTTGCCAAAGAACTCGTTGCAAGAAACGGGGCCCCACTTACAATTCAAGAACATGAATCTATGTTTTCCAAGATCAAGAAAAAAACAGCTCAAGCTCATGCCGAGATGCTCGAATGCAAAAAAATGGTTCCTAATG ATAATGAAAGGCCCGATGCTGTGCGCACAGAGCCAATTTTCAGGGGCAATAAAGGGCATGTGTACTGGAGATTAAATTGTTATGCTGACAAATCTGATATTCTTCTTCAAG TTCATTATGCAGACGTAGGAACAGGAGATAATGCAGATGAATCAG AGAAGGAAAATTTAAGCATTTTGTATGATGCAATTTGTCAAGAAGCATTAGGAGATTTTCAACGTTTCAAATCAG TATGCTTACTTCATGACCCACTTATTGGTTCTCCATGTTCATTTGCAGGGTTTCATAAATTTGGTATCttttgttaa